A DNA window from Salarias fasciatus chromosome 23 unlocalized genomic scaffold, fSalaFa1.1 super_scaffold_20, whole genome shotgun sequence contains the following coding sequences:
- the LOC115383962 gene encoding sodium/potassium-transporting ATPase subunit alpha-1 isoform X1: MGRGEGREQYELAATSEQGGKKKGKGKKKDKDMDELKKEVDMDDHKLTLDELNRKYSTDLTNGLTSAKAAENLARDGPNALTPPPTTPEWVKFCKQMFGGFSMLLWTGAILCFLAYGIQAAMEDEPANDNLYLGVVLSAVVIITGCFSYYQEAKSSKIMDSFKNLVPQQALVVRDGEKKSINAEDVVVGDLVEVKGGDRIPADLRIISAHGCKVDNSSLTGESEPQTRTPDFSNENPLETRNIAFFSTNCVEGTARGIVISTGDRTVMGRIATLASGLEVGRTPISIEIEHFIHIITGVAVFLGVSFFILSLILGYTWLEAVIFLIGIIVANVPEGLLATVTVCLTLTAKRMAKKNCLVKNLEAVETLGSTSTICSDKTGTLTQNRMTVAHMWFDNQIHEADTTENQSGTSFDRSSATWAALARIAGLCNRAVFLAEQSNVPILKRDVAGDASESALLKCIELCCGSVQEMREKNSKIAEIPFNSTNKYQLSIHKNGTPEGESKHLLVMKGAPERILDRCSSIMMQGKEQPLDDEMKDAFQNAYLELGGLGERVLGFCHFNLPDDQFPDDFAFDTDEVNFPTENLCFIGLMSMIDPPRAAVPDAVGKCRSAGIKVIMVTGDHPITAKAIAKGVGIISEGNETVEDIAARLNIPINEVNPRDAKACVVHGGDLKDLTSEQLDDILKYHTEIVFARTSPQQKLIIVEGCQRQGAIVAVTGDGVNDSPALKKADIGVAMGIAGSDVSKQAADMILLDDNFASIVTGVEEGRLIFDNLKKSIAYTLTSNIPEITPFLLFIIANIPLPLGTVTILCIDLGTDMVPAISLAYEAAESDIMKRQPRNPKTDKLVNERLISIAYGQIGMIQALAGFFTYFVILAENGFLPARLVGIRVNWDNKYINDLEDSYGQQWTYEQRKIVEFTCHTAFFVSIVIVQWADLIICKTRRNSVFQQGMKNKILIFGLFEETALAAFLSYCPGMDVALRMYPLKPNWWFCAFPYSLLIFIYDEIRKLILRRSPGGWVERETYY, from the exons ATGGGGAGAGGA GAGGGACGAGAGCAGTATGAGCTGGCTGCGACCTCGGAGCAAGGCGGCAAGAAGAAGGGGAAGGGgaagaagaaagacaaggaTATGGACGAACTCAAGAAGGAAGTGGACATG gacGACCACAAGCTGACCCTGGACGAGCTCAATCGTAAATACTCAACCGACCTCACCAAT GGTCTGACCAGTGCGAAGGCTGCTGAGAATTTGGCACGTGACGGGCCCAACGCCCTCACTCCTCCCCCCACCACCCCTGAGTGGGTCAAGTTCTGCAAACAG ATGTTTGGAGGCTTCTCCATGCTCCTGTGGACCGGCGCCATCCTCTGCTTCCTGGCCTACGGTATTCAGGCTGCGATGGAGGACGAGCCTGCAAACGATAAT CTGTACCTGGGCGTTGTGCTTTCTGCTGTCGTCATCATCACTGGCTGCTTCTCCTACTACCAAGAGGCCAAGAGCTCCAAGATCATGGACTCCTTCAAGAACCTCGTCCCGCAG CAAGCCCTGGTGGTCCGTGACGGCGAGAAGAAGAGCATCAATGCCGAGGACGTGGTGGTTGGAGATTTGGTGGAGGTGAAAGGAGGTGACAGGATCCCCGCCGATCTGAGAATCATCTCCGCACATGGCTGTAAG GTGGACAACTCCTCTCTGACTGGAGAATCCGAGCCTCAGACTCGTACCCCCGATTTCTCCAACGAGAACCCTCTGGAGACCAGGAACATCGCGTTCTTCTCCACCAACTGCGTCGAAG GGACTGCCCGTGGCATCGTGATCAGCACCGGAGACCGGACTGTCATGGGCCGCATCGCCACACTGGCCTCGGGGCTGGAGGTTGGCCGTACGCCCATCTCCATCGAGATCGAGCACTTCATCCACATCATCACCGGAGTGGCCGTCTTCCTCGGCGTGTCCTTCTTCATCCTCTCCCTCATCCTGGGGTACACCTGGCTGGAGGCCGTCATCTTCCTCATCGGTATCATTGTCGCCAACGTGCCCGAAGGTCTCCTGGCTACCGTCACT gtgtgtctgaccctGACCGCTAAGCGTATGGCCAAGAAGAACTGCCTGGTGAAGAACCTGGAGGCCGTGGAGACCCttggctccacctccaccatctGCTCCGACAAGACCGGCACCCTGACCCAGAACAGGATGACCGTGGCCCACATGTGGTTCGACAACCAGATCCACGAGGCCGACACCACCGAGAACCAGAGCGGGACCTCCTTCGACAGGAGCTCAGCCACATGGGCCGCCCTGGCCAGGATCGCTGGACTCTGCAACCGTGCCGTCTTCTTGGCCGAGCAAAGCAACGTCCCCATTCTGAAG AGAGACGTGGCCGGCGACGCTTCCGAATCGGCTCTCCTGAAATGTATCGAGCTGTGCTGTGGCTCAGTCCaggaaatgagagagaaaaactctAAAATCGCAGAGATCCCGTTCAACTCCACCAACAAGTACCAG CTTTCCATCCACAAGAACGGCACACCTGAAGGAGAGTCCAAGCACCTGCTGGTGATGAAAGGAGCCCCGGAAAGGATTCTGGaccgctgctcctccatcatGATGCAGGGCAAAGAGCAGCCGCTGGACGACGAAATGAAAGACGCTTTCCAGAACGCCTACCTGGAACTGGGAGGTCTGGGAGAGAGAGTGCTGG GTTTCTGCCATTTCAACCTGCCCGACGACCAGTTCCCGGACGACTTCGCCTTCGACACCGACGAGGTGAACTTCCCCACCGAGAACCTGTGCTTCATCGGCCTCATGTCCATGATCGATCCCCCCCGTGCCGCCGTGCCCGACGCTGTGGGGAAATGCAGGAGCGCTGGAATCAAG GTAATCATGGTCACAGGcgatcatccaatcacagctAAGGCCATCGCAAAGGGTGTGGGGATCATCTCCGAAGGCAACGAGACTGTTGAGGACATCGCTGCACGTCTGAACATCCCAATCAATGAAGTCAATCCGAG GGATGCAAAGGCCTGCGTGGTGCACGGTGGCGACCTGAAGGACCTGACCTCAGAGCAGCTGGACGACATCCTGAAGTACCACACTGAGATCGTGTTCGCCCGAACATCCCCGCAGCAGAAGCTCATCATCGTGGAGGGCTGCCAGAGACAG GGAGCTATCGTGGCTGTGACTGGCGACGGTGTGAACGACTCCCCGGCTTTAAAGAAGGCCGACATCGGCGTCGCTATGGGTATCGCCGGATCCGACGTCTCCAAGCAGGCTGCCGACATGATCCTGCTGGACGACAACTTCGCCTCCATTGTTACCGGAGTGGAAGAAG GCCGTCTGATCTTCGACAACCTTAAGAAGTCCATCGCCTACACCCTGACCAGTAACATCCCCGAGATCACGcccttcctgctcttcatcatcgCCAACATCCCCCTTCCCCTGGGAACTGTCACCATCCTCTGTATTGACCTGGGAACCGACATG GTCCCCGCCATCTCCCTGGCTTACGAAGCGGCCGAGAGCGACATCATGAAGAGGCAGCCCCGAAACCCCAAGACGGACAAGCTGGTGAACGAGAGGCTCATCAGCATCGCCTACGGACAGATCG GTATGATCCAGGCTCTGGCTGGCTTCTTCACCTACTTCGTGATCTTGGCGGAGAACGGCTTCCTCCCCGCCAGGCTGGTCGGCATCCGGGTGAACTGGGACAACAAGTACATCAACGACCTGGAGGACAGCTACGGACAGCAGTGG ACCTACGAGCAGAGGAAGATCGTGGAGTTCACCTGCCACACCGCCTTCTTCGTCAGCATCGTCATCGTGCAGTGGGCCGATCTGATCATTTGCAAGACCAGGAGGAACTCCGTCTTCCAGCAAGGCATGAA gaaTAAGATCCTGATCTTCGGGCTGTTCGAGGAGACTGCCCTGGCCGCCTTCCTCTCCTACTGCCCCGGCATGGACGTGGCTCTCAGGATGTATCCTCTCAA GCCCAACTGGTGGTTCTGCGCCTTCCCGTACTCCCTGCTCATCTTCATCTATGACGAAATCCGTAAGCTGATCCTCAGACGCAGCCCAGGAG gctGGGTGGAACGGGAGACCTACTATTAA